Proteins co-encoded in one Fibrobacter sp. genomic window:
- the glmM gene encoding phosphoglucosamine mutase — translation MAELPIMSVSGIRGVVGKTIDPYFVSRIAFIQTKISGGGKVIVGRDTRNSGAMLAEAAFRGIRAAGGTPVDLGIAPTPTTCLCTSSLGGSTGIIITASHNPGQYNGYKMVHSTGRLFRADECQRVYKQFLNGEYPSNEELEKAEASAESSVDGAEIHVGKILSRIDAEAIKTANIHIAVDSINGAGGAVFPLLLEKLGVKWSGVHNKLDGDFVHNPEPRPEHLGDLSNLLKSTPGNWGGFVFDPDADRLATMGENGEEISEEMTLVFALQNLLQREKSDVATNLSTSMLIDDVASKFGVKVYRSKIGEANVVETMGKNNCRYGGEGNGGVIYPEITNARDGLTGMALILELMAKTGKRLTEIASAWPRYAIVKEKIECSGIDPASIIGKLEKKFSGEHTDNLDGLKIIRDYGWVHLRASNTEPIIRCYAEARSEKQARELADMVLEIAKCS, via the coding sequence ATGGCTGAACTACCAATCATGTCAGTTTCCGGAATTCGCGGTGTAGTCGGAAAAACAATAGATCCGTATTTCGTTTCCAGAATAGCATTCATTCAAACCAAAATATCCGGCGGCGGGAAAGTGATTGTGGGAAGAGACACAAGAAACTCCGGAGCGATGCTGGCTGAGGCTGCCTTCAGAGGGATCCGGGCAGCAGGAGGTACACCGGTCGACCTCGGAATCGCCCCCACCCCCACTACCTGCCTCTGCACCTCATCACTGGGCGGTTCAACAGGAATCATTATCACTGCCAGTCACAATCCCGGTCAATACAACGGATACAAAATGGTGCACAGCACCGGACGGCTGTTCAGGGCAGATGAGTGCCAGAGAGTCTATAAGCAGTTTCTGAATGGAGAATATCCCAGTAATGAGGAATTGGAAAAGGCAGAAGCCAGCGCTGAATCCAGTGTTGATGGCGCGGAGATCCATGTCGGGAAGATTCTCTCCAGAATTGACGCTGAAGCGATCAAAACCGCCAATATCCATATCGCTGTCGACTCGATCAACGGCGCCGGAGGAGCGGTTTTCCCTCTGCTGCTCGAGAAACTCGGTGTCAAATGGTCAGGGGTGCATAATAAACTGGATGGAGATTTTGTTCATAACCCGGAACCCCGCCCTGAGCATCTTGGCGATCTCTCCAACCTCTTGAAATCAACTCCAGGCAACTGGGGAGGGTTTGTGTTTGATCCCGATGCGGACCGACTGGCAACGATGGGCGAAAACGGAGAAGAGATCTCTGAGGAGATGACTCTTGTCTTTGCGCTTCAGAATCTGCTCCAGAGAGAGAAATCCGATGTGGCTACAAACCTGTCCACATCGATGCTTATTGATGATGTGGCTTCGAAATTCGGTGTAAAAGTTTACAGATCCAAAATCGGGGAGGCCAATGTAGTCGAGACCATGGGAAAGAATAACTGCAGGTATGGCGGTGAGGGTAATGGAGGGGTGATTTACCCAGAGATCACCAATGCCCGCGATGGTCTCACAGGTATGGCTCTTATTCTGGAACTGATGGCCAAAACAGGAAAGAGGCTCACAGAGATCGCTTCAGCCTGGCCCAGATACGCTATCGTAAAAGAAAAAATCGAATGCAGCGGTATCGATCCCGCTTCTATAATCGGTAAACTCGAGAAGAAGTTCTCCGGAGAGCACACTGATAACCTTGACGGACTTAAAATTATCAGAGATTACGGGTGGGTTCACCTCAGAGCTTCCAATACCGAACCGATAATTCGATGCTATGCTGAAGCGCGCAGCGAAAAGCAGGCAAGGGAACTGGCGGATATGGTACTTGAGATCGCGAAGTGCTCCTGA
- a CDS encoding sugar phosphate isomerase/epimerase, with translation MSDWPVGLSTGCFYQMSIFDCLEPIRNGGFGMVEICSSPGHLNFRDIDTIKLVAKRLEELGMEAYSFHAPFVDVDISSLDQSHREYSFQELITAAEAASILNVRHFIIHPGPDKNLCFSIEERMQRMRNVSGVLNLVAKKCHSINVGLALENMLPHLPFGNISDMLWIMGSMESLNITTCLDTGHATLSGDLYNIMYKLSGHLQVVHANDNFGTSDDHLPPGKGMIDWTKVLYELSETNFHGGIILELSGVHGKDIERTLAEAREARLYIRSIARKLYLSSPPSVEIANRPEESTG, from the coding sequence GTGAGTGACTGGCCGGTAGGCCTCTCGACAGGCTGTTTCTACCAGATGAGCATATTTGACTGTCTCGAGCCGATCCGCAATGGCGGCTTCGGGATGGTTGAAATCTGTTCATCACCCGGACATTTGAATTTTCGCGACATTGACACAATTAAACTGGTTGCAAAAAGGCTTGAGGAACTGGGGATGGAGGCATATTCGTTCCATGCTCCGTTTGTAGATGTCGACATCTCCTCACTCGATCAGTCTCATCGAGAATACTCTTTCCAGGAACTGATAACAGCAGCAGAGGCTGCCTCAATTCTGAATGTACGTCACTTCATAATCCATCCCGGACCCGACAAAAATCTCTGCTTCTCGATTGAGGAGAGAATGCAGCGGATGAGAAATGTTTCCGGTGTGCTCAATCTGGTGGCAAAAAAGTGCCATTCCATCAATGTGGGACTGGCACTGGAGAACATGCTTCCCCATCTTCCGTTTGGAAATATCAGTGATATGCTCTGGATAATGGGGTCGATGGAGAGTTTGAATATCACCACCTGTCTTGACACCGGGCATGCTACGCTTTCGGGTGATCTCTATAATATCATGTACAAACTCTCGGGACATCTGCAGGTTGTACATGCAAATGATAATTTCGGGACCAGTGATGATCATCTTCCGCCAGGTAAGGGTATGATAGACTGGACAAAAGTTCTTTATGAGTTAAGCGAGACAAATTTTCACGGAGGGATTATTCTTGAGCTTTCCGGTGTGCATGGAAAAGACATCGAGAGGACCCTGGCTGAAGCCAGGGAGGCCAGGCTTTACATCAGAAGTATCGCGCGAAAACTCTACCTCTCAAGTCCTCCGAGTGTGGAGATAGCAAACAGGCCGGAGGAAAGCACCGGATAA
- a CDS encoding transketolase: MDTAEEISRKAIALGKLTLRMTTHAGSGHPSSSLSILHIITALMYKVMRFDPQNPWNPSNDRLVLSEGHAVPIVYAAYADLQGGYGSSPQGVQFLSTEDLDSFRQINSPLDGHPNPSAGFPFFDCATGSLGQGLSCACGVALAARLNNIEKKIFVIIGDSESREGQIWEAMDFLVDNNLSSVIPIFNCNGLGQTGPVSAQQSTNTLEKKLKSWGLKTIVIDGHNPSDVLKSLRKAKASTSPTAILAKTVKGWGVRELQSDKSHGKALPENKLGEAIRELDSSMNIQTIPPDHNHRMYPLLPQRATLPHRKEGKLPNPDFNKLLQNDPYIEKFKRGLMSTRRAFGIALRELATVDERIVALDADVNNSTFSKYMAEKFPERFFQCGIAEQNMLSVASGLSSGGFIPFVSSFAKFLVRAYDQLELALISGANLKICGSHSGANIAADGPSQMGLSDMGYMRALSTSLNVNDEPLMVIFNPACAVAAFKCVQLMVDRDGACYMRTIRQDTPLLYSPDETFEIGGAKTLIRGNDVAVMASGYMVHACKGVVEELRSAGVDASLYDCYSIPINPEIVIDAARENKGKIITVEDNFGNGLGAEISSIVSADPSASAVVKQIFVKRMPKSGITAEDVLDFVGMGI; encoded by the coding sequence ATGGATACTGCAGAGGAAATTTCCAGAAAAGCCATAGCCCTGGGAAAGTTAACTCTCAGGATGACAACTCATGCCGGCTCAGGTCACCCCTCAAGCAGCCTCTCTATCCTTCACATTATCACAGCACTTATGTACAAGGTGATGCGCTTTGATCCACAGAACCCCTGGAATCCATCCAACGACAGGCTGGTACTCAGTGAAGGACACGCCGTACCCATTGTCTACGCAGCCTACGCCGATCTTCAGGGCGGCTACGGAAGCAGTCCTCAGGGGGTACAGTTCCTCTCCACCGAAGATCTTGATTCCTTCCGTCAGATCAACTCTCCCCTTGACGGGCATCCTAACCCCTCCGCGGGATTCCCCTTCTTTGACTGCGCCACAGGATCTCTCGGCCAGGGACTCTCCTGCGCCTGCGGTGTGGCCCTGGCTGCAAGGCTGAATAATATCGAAAAGAAAATCTTCGTCATAATCGGCGACAGCGAATCCCGTGAGGGACAGATCTGGGAGGCGATGGATTTTCTCGTAGACAACAACCTCTCCTCTGTAATTCCGATCTTTAACTGCAACGGCCTGGGACAGACAGGGCCGGTCTCTGCTCAACAGTCAACAAACACCCTCGAGAAAAAACTGAAATCCTGGGGACTGAAAACAATCGTTATTGACGGACACAATCCGTCAGATGTTCTTAAAAGCCTGAGAAAAGCAAAAGCATCCACCTCTCCCACCGCTATACTGGCGAAAACTGTCAAGGGATGGGGTGTAAGGGAGTTGCAGTCTGATAAATCCCACGGCAAAGCTCTGCCGGAAAACAAGCTGGGAGAGGCAATCAGGGAACTGGATTCCTCCATGAATATACAAACAATCCCACCTGACCATAACCACCGCATGTACCCCCTGCTTCCTCAAAGAGCCACTCTGCCACACAGAAAAGAGGGGAAGCTCCCCAACCCCGATTTCAACAAACTTCTTCAGAATGACCCCTACATCGAAAAATTCAAACGGGGACTTATGAGTACCAGGAGAGCTTTCGGGATAGCTTTAAGGGAACTGGCAACTGTCGATGAGAGGATTGTTGCACTCGATGCAGATGTAAATAATTCTACCTTTTCAAAATACATGGCTGAAAAATTTCCGGAACGCTTCTTCCAATGTGGAATCGCGGAGCAGAACATGCTCTCTGTCGCATCCGGGCTCTCCTCAGGAGGTTTTATTCCCTTTGTGTCAAGCTTTGCGAAATTTCTTGTCCGTGCCTACGATCAGCTTGAGCTTGCCCTTATCTCAGGTGCCAACCTGAAAATCTGCGGCTCACACTCCGGAGCAAATATCGCGGCGGATGGGCCCAGCCAGATGGGACTTTCGGACATGGGATACATGCGGGCACTCTCGACCAGCTTAAATGTAAATGATGAACCTCTGATGGTTATCTTCAATCCCGCATGCGCCGTGGCTGCATTTAAATGTGTTCAACTGATGGTAGATCGGGATGGTGCCTGCTATATGCGCACAATCCGTCAGGACACCCCCCTCCTCTACTCACCCGATGAAACTTTCGAGATCGGAGGAGCCAAAACACTTATCAGGGGAAATGATGTGGCAGTGATGGCATCTGGGTATATGGTACACGCATGCAAGGGCGTTGTGGAGGAACTGAGGAGTGCTGGTGTCGATGCAAGTCTTTACGACTGCTACTCAATCCCAATCAATCCGGAGATTGTTATCGATGCGGCAAGGGAGAATAAAGGGAAAATTATCACAGTAGAGGATAATTTCGGAAACGGACTCGGTGCAGAGATCTCATCCATTGTCTCCGCTGATCCTTCCGCCAGTGCAGTTGTAAAACAGATTTTTGTCAAACGGATGCCGAAATCGGGAATTACCGCGGAGGATGTTCTGGATTTTGTGGGAATGGGTATCTAG
- a CDS encoding CBS domain-containing protein — MRVSEIMTYGVDFLVSSDPVKKAAERMRDKNIGVIPIFEGGEPVGMLTDRDIALRVVAEGRDPSTVRVSDVMTPDVVFCYEDQDIEDAVDIMEQRKIRRLLVKNFKDEVVGVLSTGDIAMSTTKELVGELIKEVSGVAYPER, encoded by the coding sequence ATGAGAGTAAGTGAAATAATGACTTATGGAGTGGATTTTCTGGTCTCATCAGATCCTGTCAAGAAAGCCGCTGAGAGGATGAGGGATAAAAACATAGGTGTAATTCCCATCTTTGAAGGAGGGGAACCGGTGGGGATGCTGACAGACCGTGATATCGCTCTGCGGGTGGTAGCTGAAGGACGGGATCCGTCGACGGTAAGGGTGTCCGATGTGATGACTCCCGATGTGGTTTTTTGTTATGAGGATCAGGATATCGAGGATGCTGTCGATATCATGGAGCAGAGAAAGATAAGGAGATTGCTGGTTAAGAATTTCAAGGATGAGGTTGTGGGGGTGCTCTCTACCGGGGATATTGCAATGAGCACGACAAAGGAGCTTGTCGGAGAACTGATAAAAGAGGTTTCCGGGGTAGCATACCCGGAGAGGTGA
- a CDS encoding bacteriocin family protein, protein MANLLNREDAPFENSFWDSIDMMVKTVAESQLSARRLIYAEGPFGLGLQFVPGAESLGKEENGLKISMPNCMPLSLLEKSFSISAREIEAHRREGIAFSLESLVSSVMAVCAQEDYLLYYGLKSAGITGLLNSPGVLKSKLKPWDEVGDAVEAVIAAAEKLDNAGFHGPYSLALSTPLYNKLFRRYPQTEILEMDHMKSLVTEGIFKAAAISSGGVLLASGKAFASIILGQDLSVGFEGPSGREYIFNVSESLALRLVLPSSVCVLEGA, encoded by the coding sequence ATGGCAAATTTACTGAATAGAGAAGATGCGCCTTTTGAAAACAGTTTCTGGGACTCGATAGACATGATGGTGAAAACTGTGGCTGAGAGTCAGCTCAGTGCACGAAGGTTGATCTATGCCGAAGGACCGTTTGGGTTGGGATTGCAGTTTGTGCCTGGAGCAGAAAGCCTGGGCAAGGAGGAAAATGGACTTAAGATCAGTATGCCAAACTGTATGCCTCTGTCACTTCTGGAAAAATCGTTCTCCATTTCGGCAAGGGAGATCGAGGCGCACCGGAGAGAGGGCATCGCTTTTAGTCTGGAATCTCTGGTTTCATCAGTGATGGCTGTGTGTGCCCAGGAGGATTATCTTCTATACTACGGGTTGAAATCAGCAGGAATAACAGGGCTTCTTAACAGTCCGGGAGTATTAAAAAGCAAGCTTAAACCCTGGGATGAGGTCGGTGATGCAGTCGAGGCGGTAATAGCCGCAGCGGAGAAGCTTGACAATGCGGGATTCCACGGCCCCTACAGTCTCGCTCTTTCAACACCTCTGTACAATAAACTGTTTCGTCGATACCCCCAGACCGAGATTCTTGAGATGGATCACATGAAATCGCTTGTTACAGAGGGAATATTCAAGGCAGCCGCGATCTCCTCCGGTGGAGTCCTTCTGGCCAGCGGCAAAGCATTTGCGTCTATAATCCTCGGGCAGGACCTGTCTGTCGGCTTTGAGGGACCATCGGGAAGGGAATACATTTTCAATGTCTCAGAATCATTGGCTCTGCGCCTCGTTCTACCATCGTCGGTGTGTGTCCTGGAAGGCGCATAA
- a CDS encoding Rubrerythrin, with protein MPEFVNPFSGKAPERPLSRGELLRALRLSLSAEEEAVHLYEAIADACTDELARAVLRDVAEEEKVHKGEFQRLIELLSPDESSFMQQGASEVEEMRQKTLRIENEHIPQSVGNLKRSAE; from the coding sequence ATGCCAGAATTTGTAAATCCTTTTAGCGGAAAAGCCCCCGAGCGTCCTCTCAGCAGAGGTGAACTGCTCAGGGCATTGCGTCTTTCTCTCTCTGCTGAGGAGGAAGCGGTTCATCTGTACGAGGCTATTGCCGATGCCTGCACAGATGAGCTTGCGAGGGCGGTACTCAGGGATGTGGCTGAGGAGGAGAAAGTGCATAAGGGGGAGTTTCAGAGGCTTATAGAGCTGCTCTCTCCCGATGAATCATCCTTTATGCAGCAGGGGGCATCGGAGGTGGAGGAGATGAGGCAGAAAACTCTGCGTATAGAAAATGAGCACATTCCGCAGAGTGTGGGGAATCTCAAGAGGAGTGCTGAATAG
- a CDS encoding DUF302 domain-containing protein, whose product MTRYGFFKEMAIPFDTVLKKLPMELRRKGFEVLSDVRVDRELEKYLGVSFQRYAILGVCNLALAFKALSKQEDSGLVILNNIIVFEKDNSTAVGLLKPTHYMAMIQNESIIDDAATIERKLYEVLDSLSRKKTAKRNSFSTSFQRAVA is encoded by the coding sequence ATGACCCGATATGGCTTTTTCAAAGAAATGGCAATCCCCTTCGATACTGTACTTAAAAAACTCCCGATGGAGTTGAGACGGAAGGGGTTTGAGGTGCTCTCTGATGTGCGTGTAGATCGTGAACTGGAAAAATACCTGGGAGTGAGTTTTCAACGCTACGCAATTCTTGGAGTCTGCAATCTCGCCCTGGCTTTCAAAGCCCTCTCAAAGCAGGAGGACTCCGGGCTTGTGATTCTCAACAATATCATTGTCTTCGAAAAAGACAATTCAACCGCTGTGGGGCTGCTTAAACCCACTCATTACATGGCTATGATTCAGAATGAGTCAATAATCGATGATGCGGCTACGATTGAAAGGAAACTCTACGAGGTGCTCGACTCTCTGAGCAGAAAGAAAACCGCGAAACGAAATTCCTTCTCTACCTCGTTTCAGCGGGCTGTTGCCTGA